The following proteins are co-located in the Tripterygium wilfordii isolate XIE 37 chromosome 2, ASM1340144v1, whole genome shotgun sequence genome:
- the LOC120007991 gene encoding D-ribulose kinase isoform X3 — protein sequence MDWVWSWKTTLFSLLEDVPVHLRPLVASISIDGTSATTIILDGNTGEPLCRPFLYNESCPDALPIVKSIAPANHTVCSGSSTLCKLVSWWYTDNPKKSSAQLLHQSDWLLWLLHGKLGLTDYNNALKVGYDPEVDSYPPWLLSQPYSQLLPSVKAPGTSIGSLKEDIRAQFGFSEECVVCTGTTDSIAAFLAARATQTGKAVTSLGSTLAIKLLSTIRIEDARYGVYSHRLDDKWLVGGASNTGGAVLRQIFTDEQLEKLSEKINPMDVSPFDYYPLQSVGERFPVQDPKMVPRLHPRPANDVEYLHGILESIARIEAKAYQLLKDLGATPVDEVFTAGGGAKNENWTKIRERVLGLPVSRAAQTEAAYGAGLLALKGATSRI from the exons ATGGATTGGGTGTGGTCATGGAAAACCACACTTTTCTCGCTGCTAGAAGATGTTCCAGTTCATCTACGCCCACTTGTTGCTTCTATTTCTATTGATGGTACTTCTGCAACTACTATCATTCTAGACGG CAACACGGGAGAACCATTATGCAGACCCTTCCTCTACAATGAGAGTTGTCCTGATGCTTTACCAATTGTTAAGTCTATCGCTCCTGCAAATCATACAGTCTGCTCTGGTTCCTCTACACTGTGCAAGCTTGTATCTTGGTGGTACACTGACAATCCAAAGAAAAGTTCCGCTCAGTTGTTACATCAATCAGATTGGTTGTTGTGGCTTCTTCATGGCAAACTTGGGTTGACTGATTACAACAATGCTTTGAAG GTTGGCTATGATCCTGAAGTTGACTCTTATCCACCCTGGTTACTCTCTCAGCCATATTCACAGCTTTTGCCTTCAGTTAAAGCTCCTGGAACTTCGATTGGTTCCTTAAAAGAGGATATCAGAGCACAATTTG GTTTTTCAGAGGAATGTGTTGTGTGCACGGGGACCACTGATAGCATAGCCGCCTTTCTCGCAGCACGGGCTACACAAACTGGGAAAGCG GTCACATCTTTAGGCTCAACACTTGCTATTAAATTACTGAGCACCATTAGGATTGAGGACGCCCGATATGGGGTGTATAGTCATcggcttgatgataaatggctTGTTGGAGGTGCTTCTAATACTGGTGGAGCAGTTCTTAGACAAATTTTTACAGATGAGCAATTAGAGAAATTGAGTGAAAAGATCAATCCGATGGACGTCTCTCCTTTTGACTACTATCCTTTGCAGTCTGTAGGTGAGAGATTTCCTGTGCAAGACCCTAAGATGGTTCCCAG GTTACATCCACGCCCTGCAAATGACGTTGAATACTTGCACGGTATTTTAGAATCTATTGCGCGCATAGAG GCAAAGGCATACCAGTTATTGAAGGACCTCGGAGCCACACCAGTTGATGAAGTGTTCACTGCTGGTGGTGGTGCCAAAAATGAGAACTGGACTAAGATACGAGAGAGGGTGCTCGGTTTGCCTGTGAGCAGGGCTGCTCAGACAGAGGCTGCCTATGGAGCTGGGTTATTGGCCTTGAAGGGCGCTACCAGCAGGATATAA
- the LOC120007991 gene encoding D-ribulose kinase isoform X1 — protein MASLSSMSITISHPRLGFSFVLSPSPNPGSVSSSPWWFPKTKLHNPSRSRTMVFASNGGSQREIGLKEGNRLYLGMDFGTSGARFALIDNEGDIHAEGKREYPRVMSGETMDWVWSWKTTLFSLLEDVPVHLRPLVASISIDGTSATTIILDGNTGEPLCRPFLYNESCPDALPIVKSIAPANHTVCSGSSTLCKLVSWWYTDNPKKSSAQLLHQSDWLLWLLHGKLGLTDYNNALKVGYDPEVDSYPPWLLSQPYSQLLPSVKAPGTSIGSLKEDIRAQFGFSEECVVCTGTTDSIAAFLAARATQTGKAVTSLGSTLAIKLLSTIRIEDARYGVYSHRLDDKWLVGGASNTGGAVLRQIFTDEQLEKLSEKINPMDVSPFDYYPLQSVGERFPVQDPKMVPRLHPRPANDVEYLHGILESIARIEAKAYQLLKDLGATPVDEVFTAGGGAKNENWTKIRERVLGLPVSRAAQTEAAYGAGLLALKGATSRI, from the exons ATGGCCTCACTCTCAAGCATGTCCATCACGATCAGCCATCCCAGACTTGGTTTCTCATTTGTACTCTCCCCGTCTCCAAATCCAG GCAGTGTGAGTTCCTCGCCGTGGTGGTTTCCGAAGACCAAGTTACATAACCCCTCGAGGTCAAGAACGATGGTTTTTGCCAGCAATGGAGGTAGCCAGAGAGAAATTGGTCTAAAAGAAGGGAATAGGCTTTATCTTGGAATGGACTTTGGTACATCTGGAGCGAGGTTCGCTCTCATTGACAATGAAGGGGACATTCATGCTGAAGGAAAGCGAGAGTATCCACGTGTTATG AGTGGTGAAACAATGGATTGGGTGTGGTCATGGAAAACCACACTTTTCTCGCTGCTAGAAGATGTTCCAGTTCATCTACGCCCACTTGTTGCTTCTATTTCTATTGATGGTACTTCTGCAACTACTATCATTCTAGACGG CAACACGGGAGAACCATTATGCAGACCCTTCCTCTACAATGAGAGTTGTCCTGATGCTTTACCAATTGTTAAGTCTATCGCTCCTGCAAATCATACAGTCTGCTCTGGTTCCTCTACACTGTGCAAGCTTGTATCTTGGTGGTACACTGACAATCCAAAGAAAAGTTCCGCTCAGTTGTTACATCAATCAGATTGGTTGTTGTGGCTTCTTCATGGCAAACTTGGGTTGACTGATTACAACAATGCTTTGAAG GTTGGCTATGATCCTGAAGTTGACTCTTATCCACCCTGGTTACTCTCTCAGCCATATTCACAGCTTTTGCCTTCAGTTAAAGCTCCTGGAACTTCGATTGGTTCCTTAAAAGAGGATATCAGAGCACAATTTG GTTTTTCAGAGGAATGTGTTGTGTGCACGGGGACCACTGATAGCATAGCCGCCTTTCTCGCAGCACGGGCTACACAAACTGGGAAAGCG GTCACATCTTTAGGCTCAACACTTGCTATTAAATTACTGAGCACCATTAGGATTGAGGACGCCCGATATGGGGTGTATAGTCATcggcttgatgataaatggctTGTTGGAGGTGCTTCTAATACTGGTGGAGCAGTTCTTAGACAAATTTTTACAGATGAGCAATTAGAGAAATTGAGTGAAAAGATCAATCCGATGGACGTCTCTCCTTTTGACTACTATCCTTTGCAGTCTGTAGGTGAGAGATTTCCTGTGCAAGACCCTAAGATGGTTCCCAG GTTACATCCACGCCCTGCAAATGACGTTGAATACTTGCACGGTATTTTAGAATCTATTGCGCGCATAGAG GCAAAGGCATACCAGTTATTGAAGGACCTCGGAGCCACACCAGTTGATGAAGTGTTCACTGCTGGTGGTGGTGCCAAAAATGAGAACTGGACTAAGATACGAGAGAGGGTGCTCGGTTTGCCTGTGAGCAGGGCTGCTCAGACAGAGGCTGCCTATGGAGCTGGGTTATTGGCCTTGAAGGGCGCTACCAGCAGGATATAA
- the LOC120007991 gene encoding D-ribulose kinase isoform X2, which translates to MASLSSMSITISHPRLGFSFVLSPSPNPGSVSSSPWWFPKTKLHNPSRSRTMVFASNGGSQREIGLKEGNRLYLGMDFGTSGARFALIDNEGDIHAEGKREYPRVMSGETMDWVWSWKTTLFSLLEDVPVHLRPLVASISIDGTSATTIILDGNTGEPLCRPFLYNESCPDALPIVKSIAPANHTVCSGSSTLCKLVSWWYTDNPKKSSAQLLHQSDWLLWLLHGKLGLTDYNNALKVGYDPEVDSYPPWLLSQPYSQLLPSVKAPGTSIGSLKEDIRAQFGFSEECVVCTGTTDSIAAFLAARATQTGKAVTSLGSTLAIKLLSTIRIEDARYGVYSHRLDDKWLVGGASNTGGAVLRQIFTDEQLEKLSEKINPMDVSPFDYYPLQSVGERFPVQDPKMVPSIIFYRMQTSRLARVHEQL; encoded by the exons ATGGCCTCACTCTCAAGCATGTCCATCACGATCAGCCATCCCAGACTTGGTTTCTCATTTGTACTCTCCCCGTCTCCAAATCCAG GCAGTGTGAGTTCCTCGCCGTGGTGGTTTCCGAAGACCAAGTTACATAACCCCTCGAGGTCAAGAACGATGGTTTTTGCCAGCAATGGAGGTAGCCAGAGAGAAATTGGTCTAAAAGAAGGGAATAGGCTTTATCTTGGAATGGACTTTGGTACATCTGGAGCGAGGTTCGCTCTCATTGACAATGAAGGGGACATTCATGCTGAAGGAAAGCGAGAGTATCCACGTGTTATG AGTGGTGAAACAATGGATTGGGTGTGGTCATGGAAAACCACACTTTTCTCGCTGCTAGAAGATGTTCCAGTTCATCTACGCCCACTTGTTGCTTCTATTTCTATTGATGGTACTTCTGCAACTACTATCATTCTAGACGG CAACACGGGAGAACCATTATGCAGACCCTTCCTCTACAATGAGAGTTGTCCTGATGCTTTACCAATTGTTAAGTCTATCGCTCCTGCAAATCATACAGTCTGCTCTGGTTCCTCTACACTGTGCAAGCTTGTATCTTGGTGGTACACTGACAATCCAAAGAAAAGTTCCGCTCAGTTGTTACATCAATCAGATTGGTTGTTGTGGCTTCTTCATGGCAAACTTGGGTTGACTGATTACAACAATGCTTTGAAG GTTGGCTATGATCCTGAAGTTGACTCTTATCCACCCTGGTTACTCTCTCAGCCATATTCACAGCTTTTGCCTTCAGTTAAAGCTCCTGGAACTTCGATTGGTTCCTTAAAAGAGGATATCAGAGCACAATTTG GTTTTTCAGAGGAATGTGTTGTGTGCACGGGGACCACTGATAGCATAGCCGCCTTTCTCGCAGCACGGGCTACACAAACTGGGAAAGCG GTCACATCTTTAGGCTCAACACTTGCTATTAAATTACTGAGCACCATTAGGATTGAGGACGCCCGATATGGGGTGTATAGTCATcggcttgatgataaatggctTGTTGGAGGTGCTTCTAATACTGGTGGAGCAGTTCTTAGACAAATTTTTACAGATGAGCAATTAGAGAAATTGAGTGAAAAGATCAATCCGATGGACGTCTCTCCTTTTGACTACTATCCTTTGCAGTCTGTAGGTGAGAGATTTCCTGTGCAAGACCCTAAGATGGTTCCCAG CATAATTTTCTACAGAATGCAAACAAGCAGGCTTGCTCGTGTTCATGAACAATTATGA
- the LOC119982670 gene encoding B-box zinc finger protein 20-like — protein MKICCDVCGQEEASVFCSSDEAALCDACDHQVHHANKLASKHTRFSLLQPTFKESPLCDICQERRAHLFCQEDRAILCRECDLPIHNANEYTQKHNRFLLTGVKAAYTSYAASSSFNGSINSENRSYRQHSMENPRSVSDEIFSSPSVEKPSPSFTSRADANHMSDTSSVSTSSISEYLMDTLPGWRVDDFLDPSSAAANNAFCQIWTAPYM, from the exons ATGAAGATATGCTGTGACGTGTGTGGCCAAGAAGAGGCCTCTGTCTTCTGCTCCTCTGATGAGGCAGCTCTTTGTGATGCCTGTGACCACCAGGTCCACCATGCAAACAAGCTTGCAAGCAAGCACACTCGCTTCTCTCTGCTCCAACCCACCTTCAAAGAatccccactttgtgatatctgTCAG GAGAGGCGAGCGCATCTGTTTTGTCAGGAAGATAGAGCAATTCTGTGTAGAGAATGTGACCTTCCAATCCACAATGCCAATGAATATACCCAGAAACATAATAGGTTTCTACTCACAGGGGTGAAAGCTGCTTATACTTCATACGCAGCTTCATCATCCTTTAATGGCTCCATCAACTCTGAGAACAGAAGCTACCGTCAACATTCCATGGAGAATCCCAGATCAGTTTCTGATGAAATTTTCAGTTCTCCTTCAGTTGAGAAACCATCTCCATCATTTACTTCCAGAGCTGATGCTAATCATATGAGTGACACCAGTTCTGTTTCCACCAGCAGCATATCTGAGTATTTGATGGACACATTACCCGGTTGGCGTGTCGATGATTTTCTTGATCCTTCATCTGCTGCTGCTAACAATGCTTTCTGTCAAATTTGGACTGCACCCTACATGTAG
- the LOC120011594 gene encoding uncharacterized protein LOC120011594, translating into MATLSFSKTPKASLAPRLNQVWHCVTIRSSLLFRRNFGFLRTESLRPLSSTSLIEWKRRRHFIFAVPRDAEEAFKKTVEVDRLIDALRDSNPKELDKLVVENVLAFNESFWIRLAARTDTCKSEDDKKDYEELAISVMSIVDRLVHKTNERINSATDVLKEILKPAVDEVEELAWPPRDPEALKLMENVIVQREQEGELDEGFLSEVNAQLRQAKEDGDKPGLVAMLQKVLQLYASRVLSKRSYAKKGDEILKAELFLETVIKAPEEEWNKLLISGMTVGKGDISPEEFYAVIKKRIERTLIRTEGGSYQQRVLTEYLKGIQSRAEEIVQVLQGKQQY; encoded by the exons ATGGCGACGCTATCGTTCTCTAAGACGCCAAAGGCTTCGCTTGCTCCGCGCCTTAATCAG GTATGGCATTGCGTTACCATTCGGAGTTCATTACTTTTTAGACGGAATTTTGGCTTTCTTAGGACAGAGAGTCTGCGGCCATTGTCTTCAACCAGTTTAATTGAGTGGAAGAGGAG GAGACATTTCATCTTTGCAGTCCCTCGGGATGCTGAGGAAGCATTTAAAAAGACCGTAGAAGTGGATAGGTTAATAGATGCGCTGAGAGATTCTAATCCAAAAGAG cTTGATAAGCTTGTTGTCGAAAATGTCCTTGCATTCAATGAGAGTTTCTGGATTCGACTTGCTGCAAGAACCGATACTTGCAAATCAGAGGATGATAAA AAAGACTACGAGGAATTGGCTATATCTGTGATGAGCATAGTGGATCGTCTTGTCCATAAGACAAAT GAAAGGATAAACTCAGCTACAGATGTTCTCAAGGAGATTTTGAAACCTGCAGTTGATGAAGTAGAAGAGCTTGCCTGGCCTCCTAGAGATCCTGAGGCTCTCAAGCTAATGGAGAAT GTAATAGTTCAAAGAGAGCAAGAGGGAGAACTAGATGAGGGATTTCTTTCAGAAGTTAATGCACAGCTACGACAA GCAAAAGAAGATGGGGATAAACCGGGACTTGTGGCTATGTTGCAAAAAGTTCTTCAACTGTATGCTTCTAGAGTACTATCCAAACGTAGTTACGCAAAAAAAG GTGATGAAATTTTGAAGGCTGAGCTGTTCCTGGAGACTGTAATCAAAG CTCCTGAGGAAGAATGGAACAAGCTTCTGATCAGTGGAATGACAGTTGGTAAGGGGGATATTTCTCCAGAGGAATTCTATGCTGTCATCAAAAAGCGAATTGAACGAACTTTGATCCGAACA GAGGGAGGTTCTTACCAGCAGCGTGTTCTCACCGAGTATCTTAAAGGCATCCAATCAAGAGCTGAGGAAATTGTCCAAGTACTTCAGGGCAAGCAACAATATTAG
- the LOC120012230 gene encoding coatomer subunit alpha-2 isoform X1: MLTKFETKSNRVKGLSFHSKRPWILASLHSGVIQLWDYRMGTLIDSFDEHDGPLRGIHFHKSQPLFVSGAKLHGLQDAAERLAAELGDDIPSLADKVSSLLMPPTPIICGGDWPILRVMKGIFEGGLDSIGKGAAEEEEEATNGGDWGEDLDMVDDDGLENGDVSAILEDGEGAEDSGEDEGWDVGVIDLPLEADTPRASINAHSSVFAPLTLGLPVSHSWIQRSSLAAEHAAAENFDTAMRLLSRQLGIRNFSPLKSMFLDLHTGSQTYLRAFTSAPVISLAVERGWNDLASPNVRTLPALVSRFSQLEEKLKLGYKATTAGKLTEGLRFFISILHTIPLIVVESRREVDEVKELIIIVKEYVLGLKMELKRRELKDDLVRQQELAAYFTHCNLQMHHLRLALLIAMSSCAKAKNFATAANFAPRLIETNPTIESQAKTARQVLQAAEKNMTDASQINYDFRNPFVTCGALTVLRGLCHTRKGSCALFVSL, from the exons ATGTTGACGAAGTTTGAGACGAAGAGTAATAGAGTAAAGGGGCTTAGCTTCCATAGCAAGAGGCCTTGGATCCTTGCGAGTCTTCACAGCGGTGTGATCCAGTTATGGGACTATCGGATGGGAACTCTGATTGATAGTTTCGACGAGCACGATGGGCCTCTTCGTGGCATTCATTTTCACAAATCTCAGCCACTATTTGTGTCTGGAG CTAAATTGCATGGGCTACAAGATGCAGCTGAAAGATTAGCTGCTGAGTTGGGAGATGATATTCCATCTCTGGCAGATAAAGTGTCATCCCTTTTGATGCCCCCAACTCCCATAATTTGTGGGGGTGATTGGCCTATTCTGAGAGTCATGAAAGGTATCTTTGAGGGTGGGCTGGATAGTATTGGTAAAGGTGCTGctgaagaggaggaagaggctACCAATGGTGGTGATTGGGGTGAGGACTTGGATATGGTGGATGATGATGGCCTGGAAAATGGGGATGTTTCAGCAATATTGGAGGATGGGGAAGGAGCTGAAGACAGCGGAGAAGATGAAGGATGGGATGTTGGAGTTATTGATCTTCCTCTTGAGGCAGACACACCCAGGGCTTCCATCAATGCTCATTCATCAGTCTTCGCGCCACTAACTCTGGGCTTGCCTGTAAGCCATAGTTGGATCCAGAGATCATCACTTGCTGCTGAGCATGCAGCTGCTGAAAACTTTGATACTGCAATGAGGTTGCTTAGTAGGCAACTTGGGATTAGAAACTTCAGCCCATTGAAATCTATGTTTCTTGATCTTCACACTGGCAGCCAGACCTATCTACGGGCCTTTACATCAGCTCCTGTGATATCATTAGCAGTTGAAAGGGGATGGAATGATTTAGCTAGTCCTAATGTGAGGACCCTGCCTGCCCTTGTGTCCCGTTTCTCTCAGTTGGAAGAGAAACTGAAGTTAGGTTATAAGGCCACTACCGCTGGAAAATTAACTGAGGGTCTACGGTTTTTCATTAGCATTCTTCATACAATTCCACTAATTGTTGTCGAGTCGAGGAGGGAAGTGGATGAAGTCAAGGAGTTGATTATTATAGTCAAAGAATATGTTCTGGGTTTAAAAATGGAGCTTAAGAGAAGGGAATTAAAGGATGATCTTGTACGTCAGCAGGAACTTGCTGCCTATTTTACCCATTGCAACCTGCAGATGCATCACTTGCGTCTTGCATTGCTAATTGCCATGAGTAGTTGCGCTAAGGCAAAGAACTTCGCTACAGCTGCAAACTTTGCTCCACGGCTTATAGAGACAAATCCTACAATTGAAAGCCAAGCAAAGACAGCCAGGCAAGTGCTGCAGGCTGCGGAGAAGAATATGACAGATGCATCCCAAATCAATTATGACTTCAGAAACCCCTTTGTGACTTGTGGGGCCCTTACTGTGCTTCGCGGTTTGTGCCATACCAGGAAGGGCAGCTGTGCTCTGTTTGTGAGCTTGTAG
- the LOC120012230 gene encoding coatomer subunit alpha-2 isoform X2 gives MGLFVAFIFTNLSHYLCLEERVKILENVGHLPLAYAAAKLHGLQDAAERLAAELGDDIPSLADKVSSLLMPPTPIICGGDWPILRVMKGIFEGGLDSIGKGAAEEEEEATNGGDWGEDLDMVDDDGLENGDVSAILEDGEGAEDSGEDEGWDVGVIDLPLEADTPRASINAHSSVFAPLTLGLPVSHSWIQRSSLAAEHAAAENFDTAMRLLSRQLGIRNFSPLKSMFLDLHTGSQTYLRAFTSAPVISLAVERGWNDLASPNVRTLPALVSRFSQLEEKLKLGYKATTAGKLTEGLRFFISILHTIPLIVVESRREVDEVKELIIIVKEYVLGLKMELKRRELKDDLVRQQELAAYFTHCNLQMHHLRLALLIAMSSCAKAKNFATAANFAPRLIETNPTIESQAKTARQVLQAAEKNMTDASQINYDFRNPFVTCGALTVLRGLCHTRKGSCALFVSL, from the exons ATGGGCCTCTTCGTGGCATTCATTTTCACAAATCTCAGCCACTATTTGTGTCTGGAG GAACGAGTTAAAATTTTGGAGAATGTGGGCCACTTACCTCTTGCTTATGCCGCAGCTAAATTGCATGGGCTACAAGATGCAGCTGAAAGATTAGCTGCTGAGTTGGGAGATGATATTCCATCTCTGGCAGATAAAGTGTCATCCCTTTTGATGCCCCCAACTCCCATAATTTGTGGGGGTGATTGGCCTATTCTGAGAGTCATGAAAGGTATCTTTGAGGGTGGGCTGGATAGTATTGGTAAAGGTGCTGctgaagaggaggaagaggctACCAATGGTGGTGATTGGGGTGAGGACTTGGATATGGTGGATGATGATGGCCTGGAAAATGGGGATGTTTCAGCAATATTGGAGGATGGGGAAGGAGCTGAAGACAGCGGAGAAGATGAAGGATGGGATGTTGGAGTTATTGATCTTCCTCTTGAGGCAGACACACCCAGGGCTTCCATCAATGCTCATTCATCAGTCTTCGCGCCACTAACTCTGGGCTTGCCTGTAAGCCATAGTTGGATCCAGAGATCATCACTTGCTGCTGAGCATGCAGCTGCTGAAAACTTTGATACTGCAATGAGGTTGCTTAGTAGGCAACTTGGGATTAGAAACTTCAGCCCATTGAAATCTATGTTTCTTGATCTTCACACTGGCAGCCAGACCTATCTACGGGCCTTTACATCAGCTCCTGTGATATCATTAGCAGTTGAAAGGGGATGGAATGATTTAGCTAGTCCTAATGTGAGGACCCTGCCTGCCCTTGTGTCCCGTTTCTCTCAGTTGGAAGAGAAACTGAAGTTAGGTTATAAGGCCACTACCGCTGGAAAATTAACTGAGGGTCTACGGTTTTTCATTAGCATTCTTCATACAATTCCACTAATTGTTGTCGAGTCGAGGAGGGAAGTGGATGAAGTCAAGGAGTTGATTATTATAGTCAAAGAATATGTTCTGGGTTTAAAAATGGAGCTTAAGAGAAGGGAATTAAAGGATGATCTTGTACGTCAGCAGGAACTTGCTGCCTATTTTACCCATTGCAACCTGCAGATGCATCACTTGCGTCTTGCATTGCTAATTGCCATGAGTAGTTGCGCTAAGGCAAAGAACTTCGCTACAGCTGCAAACTTTGCTCCACGGCTTATAGAGACAAATCCTACAATTGAAAGCCAAGCAAAGACAGCCAGGCAAGTGCTGCAGGCTGCGGAGAAGAATATGACAGATGCATCCCAAATCAATTATGACTTCAGAAACCCCTTTGTGACTTGTGGGGCCCTTACTGTGCTTCGCGGTTTGTGCCATACCAGGAAGGGCAGCTGTGCTCTGTTTGTGAGCTTGTAG
- the LOC120005083 gene encoding uncharacterized protein LOC120005083, whose product MAEMGNESRAQTPAMESLFVQDLEEIDLSYWEFISLADAGSDSDLDDVISWNSEYGVSSPRRLSDNENQDSDHHNSSDLDEKLDGDGQLVPAVAVDKSIYDDEDEKIDDYDEDYGLDDELVPWQVSGKLGRERMRKIGKRVFARMTNSKRSPHSYVKPGCVYGKHGLGLKHSC is encoded by the coding sequence ATGGCCGAGATGGGGAACGAATCTAGGGCACAAACTCCAGCGATGGAGTCGCTCTTTGTGCAAGATCTTGAGGAGATCGATCTATCGTACTGGGAATTCATCAGTCTCGCCGATGCGGGCTCAGATTCGGATCTTGACGACGTCATTTCGTGGAACTCTGAGTACGGCGTCTCCTCTCCGCGGCGACTGTCCGACAATGAAAACCAAGATAGTGATCATCATAACTCCTCTGATCTTGACGAGAAATTAGACGGTGATGGACAGCTTGTGCCTGCTGTGGCGGTCGACAAATCTATTTATGACGACGAGGATGAGAAGATCGACGACTATGATGAGGACTACGGCTTGGACGATGAGCTGGTTCCATGGCAGGTGAGTGGGAAGTTGGGGAGGGAGAGGATGAGGAAGATTGGGAAGAGGGTGTTCGCGAGAATGACGAATTCAAAGCGGTCTCCACATAGCTATGTCAAGCCAGGGTGCGTTTATGGCAAGCATGGGCTGGGACTAAAGCATAGCTGCTGA